The following proteins are encoded in a genomic region of Spirosoma sp. SC4-14:
- the dinB gene encoding DNA polymerase IV — protein MEQSEQRKIIHIDMDAFYASVEQRDNPQLQGKPVAVGGSRQRGVVAAASYEARQFGVRSAMASSIAIRKCPDLIFVKPRFEVYKAVSSQIRTIFSHYTPLIEPLSLDEAYLDVTANLTDSPSATHTAQAIKAEIKQQTHLTASAGVSYNKFLAKLASDYRKPDGLYVIKPHQGPAFVESLEVGQFHGIGRVTAERMNQLGIFTGLDLRRQTEAFLIHHFGKVGHHYYSIARAIDNRPVTPNRIRKSVGSETTFEQDLLHLPDLINALHPLIDSVWAYCERSGIRGRTITLKVKYTDFTQITRSKSLVSGLPDKTTLERIVIELLELILPLSQGIRLLGVSLSSLQEKTTASNGQLTLDL, from the coding sequence ATGGAGCAGTCTGAACAACGTAAAATTATTCACATCGACATGGATGCCTTTTACGCATCAGTCGAACAGCGCGACAATCCGCAACTACAGGGAAAACCCGTTGCCGTTGGCGGCTCCCGACAGCGGGGTGTGGTGGCGGCTGCCAGTTATGAAGCACGACAGTTTGGCGTACGCTCAGCAATGGCCTCGTCAATAGCCATTCGCAAATGCCCTGACCTGATTTTTGTTAAACCCCGCTTCGAGGTCTACAAAGCCGTTTCGAGCCAGATCCGCACTATTTTTTCCCATTATACACCCCTCATCGAACCCCTATCGCTCGATGAAGCTTACCTCGACGTCACGGCCAATCTTACCGACAGCCCATCGGCCACGCATACGGCGCAGGCCATTAAAGCCGAAATTAAACAGCAAACCCATCTTACGGCCTCGGCTGGCGTATCGTACAATAAGTTTCTGGCCAAACTGGCTTCCGACTATCGAAAACCCGATGGCTTGTATGTCATAAAACCGCATCAGGGCCCAGCTTTTGTCGAAAGCCTGGAGGTTGGCCAGTTTCACGGCATTGGCCGAGTTACGGCCGAACGAATGAATCAACTCGGCATTTTTACGGGCCTGGATCTGCGTCGACAAACCGAAGCTTTTTTAATCCATCATTTTGGCAAAGTTGGCCATCATTATTACTCCATTGCCCGCGCTATCGACAATCGGCCTGTAACGCCAAATCGTATTCGTAAATCGGTTGGTTCCGAAACTACCTTTGAGCAGGATCTGCTTCATTTGCCCGATCTGATCAATGCCCTTCATCCACTGATCGATAGTGTGTGGGCTTACTGCGAGCGGAGTGGCATACGGGGTCGAACCATTACGCTAAAAGTTAAGTACACCGATTTTACCCAGATTACCCGCAGCAAAAGCCTGGTGAGCGGGTTACCAGACAAAACAACGCTGGAACGCATAGTGATCGAACTGCTCGAATTGATCTTACCACTCTCGCAGGGAATTCGGTTGCTGGGCGTTTCTCTGTCGAGCCTTCAGGAGAAAACTACTGCCTCCAACGGCCAGCTAACGCTCGATCTGTAG
- a CDS encoding asparagine synthetase B, with product MKRLLLPLILILTLTSQVRASKILIPMDDSQKNHLKAYGIAYWVLKTHDTEIDWLLNYRGGSFMMPQSQTFINEMVIRGVSYEVISDAQSAQILAEIAAADANMDAVKLQKPPKVAVYSPKTKQPWDDAVTMVMTYAEIPYDVVFDEEVMNGKLPEYDWLHLHHEDFTGQYGKFFHFKDQPWYIAQKHEAESIAHKFGFSKVPQLKLAVSQKIRDFVLGGGYLFAMCNATDTYDIALAAHNTDIVDSFYDGDPADPNANNKLDYSQTFAFRNFQVYTNPYLIEFSNIDNQPEERGLSEHNDYFTLFQFSAKYDPIPTMLTQNHMNVIKGFMGQTTAFKKNLIKPEVVIMAENRAAGEARYIHSPYGRGFFTFYGGHDPEDYRHEIGEEPTDLNLHPNSAGYRLILNNILFPAAKKKKQKT from the coding sequence ATGAAACGGCTGCTGTTACCGCTTATCCTAATTTTAACTCTGACGAGTCAGGTCAGAGCGTCTAAAATACTGATTCCGATGGACGACTCACAGAAGAATCATCTCAAAGCGTATGGCATCGCCTATTGGGTTCTGAAAACACACGATACCGAAATCGACTGGCTGCTTAACTATCGGGGCGGATCGTTTATGATGCCCCAAAGCCAGACCTTTATCAACGAGATGGTTATTCGGGGGGTTAGCTATGAAGTTATTTCGGATGCTCAGTCGGCTCAGATTCTCGCCGAAATTGCGGCTGCAGATGCCAATATGGATGCCGTTAAACTTCAGAAACCGCCCAAAGTGGCCGTTTATTCGCCCAAAACCAAACAACCCTGGGACGACGCCGTTACGATGGTGATGACCTATGCCGAAATCCCCTACGATGTTGTGTTCGACGAAGAGGTGATGAATGGCAAACTGCCCGAATACGACTGGCTGCACCTGCACCATGAAGACTTTACAGGACAGTATGGCAAGTTCTTCCATTTCAAAGACCAGCCCTGGTATATTGCCCAGAAACATGAGGCCGAAAGCATTGCGCACAAGTTTGGCTTTTCTAAAGTTCCTCAATTAAAACTCGCGGTTTCGCAAAAAATCCGGGATTTCGTATTGGGAGGTGGCTATCTGTTCGCCATGTGTAATGCAACCGATACGTACGACATTGCGCTGGCCGCTCATAATACCGACATCGTCGACTCATTCTACGATGGCGATCCGGCCGATCCTAACGCCAATAATAAGCTGGATTATAGCCAAACGTTTGCGTTCCGCAATTTTCAGGTCTACACGAATCCATACCTGATCGAATTCTCGAACATCGACAACCAGCCCGAAGAACGTGGCCTGAGCGAACACAACGACTATTTTACACTGTTCCAGTTTTCGGCTAAATATGACCCTATTCCAACCATGCTTACCCAGAACCACATGAATGTGATCAAGGGTTTTATGGGGCAAACTACTGCTTTTAAGAAAAATCTGATTAAACCCGAAGTGGTAATCATGGCCGAAAATCGTGCTGCGGGCGAAGCGCGTTACATTCATAGTCCCTACGGTCGTGGATTCTTTACGTTCTATGGTGGTCACGACCCTGAAGATTACCGGCACGAAATCGGCGAAGAGCCGACCGATCTGAACCTACATCCCAACTCGGCGGGCTATCGCCTGATTCTGAATAATATTCTGTTCCCGGCCGCAAAAAAGAAAAAACAGAAAACCTAG
- a CDS encoding OmpH family outer membrane protein, whose protein sequence is MNKLTGFSFWRINLAPALLLPLLTMALLVLSNRLQAQSLKIGFTRIDYVIAQLPESKQVNNQLSIQQTQAENELKRLQKEFEDKLSIYQKEGAQLSEAIRKDRETELQKLQSRVQEFSQSAQKSLQDKYNQLMGPILTKVQQAIDTVAKQNGYQYILNVGSGDTFNVLYADEAYNITDLVLKQLGIKPAPAPESPKKTTPVTTPPRKNSQ, encoded by the coding sequence ATGAATAAGCTTACCGGATTCTCTTTTTGGCGCATCAACCTAGCTCCTGCCCTCCTACTGCCCTTGCTGACAATGGCTTTGCTGGTTCTGAGCAATCGTCTGCAAGCTCAGTCATTAAAAATTGGCTTTACACGTATCGATTATGTGATTGCCCAGCTTCCCGAGTCGAAGCAGGTCAACAATCAACTATCCATCCAGCAAACCCAGGCCGAAAATGAGTTGAAACGGCTTCAGAAAGAATTTGAAGATAAATTGAGCATCTACCAGAAGGAAGGCGCACAACTGTCGGAAGCAATCCGAAAAGACCGGGAAACAGAGCTACAAAAGCTGCAAAGCAGGGTTCAGGAGTTCAGCCAATCGGCTCAGAAATCATTGCAGGATAAGTACAATCAGTTAATGGGCCCCATTCTAACCAAGGTTCAACAAGCCATCGATACGGTAGCGAAACAAAATGGTTACCAGTATATTCTGAACGTCGGCTCCGGCGACACGTTCAATGTTTTGTATGCCGACGAAGCCTATAACATCACCGACCTGGTGCTCAAACAACTAGGTATCAAGCCTGCTCCTGCACCAGAAAGCCCCAAAAAGACGACTCCCGTAACAACTCCGCCCAGAAAAAACAGTCAATAG
- a CDS encoding prohibitin family protein, giving the protein MKKIVYYLMIGSVFYNCTTIRQGEVGVKRRFGKLDPSVKGSGIHTYNPLTTTILRVPTRTINLPLALENIPSKEGLNISAEMAVLYRIVPEKAPQVLTTIGEKYESVVIVSVFRSAAADVCARFYAKDMYTGQREEIEKEIAAEMHKVLEPRGIVVESVLMKSIALPKGLALSIEQKLEAEQQAQQMEFILQKEQREAERKVIEAKGIADSQKIISEGLNKQIIEYKTIEAFRQLATSPNTKIIVTDGKTPMLIQPGTSNQ; this is encoded by the coding sequence ATGAAGAAGATCGTTTATTATCTAATGATTGGCAGTGTTTTTTATAATTGCACCACTATCCGCCAGGGAGAAGTTGGCGTAAAACGTCGGTTTGGTAAGTTGGACCCAAGCGTCAAAGGATCTGGAATTCATACATACAATCCCTTAACGACAACCATTTTGCGCGTTCCTACCCGTACGATCAACCTACCGCTGGCGCTGGAAAATATACCATCGAAAGAGGGACTGAATATTAGTGCCGAGATGGCTGTACTTTACCGAATCGTTCCCGAAAAAGCACCACAAGTGCTGACAACCATTGGCGAAAAATACGAAAGTGTAGTGATCGTAAGCGTTTTCCGGTCGGCAGCCGCCGATGTCTGCGCCCGCTTTTATGCCAAAGATATGTATACGGGTCAACGCGAAGAAATTGAAAAAGAGATTGCGGCAGAAATGCACAAAGTACTTGAACCACGCGGTATTGTTGTTGAAAGTGTTCTGATGAAAAGCATTGCATTGCCTAAAGGACTTGCTCTTTCAATTGAACAGAAGCTCGAAGCCGAACAACAGGCTCAGCAGATGGAATTTATTCTGCAAAAAGAACAACGCGAAGCCGAACGAAAAGTAATTGAAGCGAAGGGTATTGCCGACTCTCAAAAGATAATTTCCGAAGGATTAAACAAACAAATTATCGAATACAAAACAATTGAAGCTTTTCGGCAACTGGCAACATCGCCCAATACAAAAATTATCGTAACCGACGGCAAAACTCCCATGCTGATTCAACCAGGCACCAGCAATCAGTAA
- a CDS encoding SDR family oxidoreductase: MNDEHQLSRRQLIAGIGTGLASVVATPVISASDMATSSTSEPPALDNPVTKYPKPPFEGQSQPWPGLASKMNPRPDHGETSYKGSGRLQGRKALITGGDSGMGRAAAIAYAREGADVAINYYPTEESDAQEVIALIKKEGRKAIAIPGDIRQEAFCQKLVDEAVKGLGGLDILVSNAARQQARESLADLTSEDFDATMKTNIYAPFWIIKAALPHLKPGSVIIGTTSEQAYDPSPDLYDYAQTKAATMNYVKSLAKQLGPKGIRVNGVAPGPIWTPLQVSGGATQEKLKKFGGQTALGRPGQPVELASIYVQLAANDASYATGQVYGAAGGNGQP, translated from the coding sequence ATGAACGACGAACATCAACTTAGCCGACGTCAGTTAATAGCCGGAATTGGAACCGGACTGGCTTCGGTAGTGGCAACACCTGTAATCAGCGCTTCCGATATGGCAACTTCATCAACATCCGAACCACCTGCACTCGATAATCCGGTTACTAAATATCCGAAGCCGCCGTTTGAAGGGCAATCGCAACCGTGGCCCGGACTGGCCAGTAAAATGAATCCCCGGCCAGACCATGGCGAAACCAGTTACAAAGGGTCTGGACGATTGCAGGGCCGCAAAGCCCTGATTACTGGTGGCGACTCAGGTATGGGACGGGCAGCCGCTATTGCTTATGCCCGCGAAGGTGCCGATGTTGCCATAAACTACTATCCGACCGAAGAATCGGATGCGCAGGAAGTGATTGCCCTGATTAAGAAAGAGGGCCGAAAGGCAATTGCCATTCCCGGTGATATTCGTCAGGAAGCATTTTGCCAGAAACTGGTTGACGAAGCTGTGAAAGGATTAGGTGGACTCGATATTCTGGTTAGCAATGCCGCCCGGCAGCAGGCCCGTGAATCACTCGCCGATCTGACGTCCGAAGATTTCGACGCTACCATGAAAACAAATATTTATGCACCATTCTGGATTATTAAAGCAGCTCTGCCGCATCTGAAACCGGGCTCGGTAATTATCGGCACAACCTCCGAACAGGCCTACGATCCATCGCCCGACCTGTACGACTATGCCCAGACTAAGGCCGCTACCATGAACTATGTAAAGTCGCTGGCCAAACAGCTCGGACCAAAAGGAATTCGGGTGAATGGAGTAGCGCCGGGCCCAATCTGGACACCGCTGCAGGTGAGTGGGGGAGCAACACAGGAAAAACTGAAGAAATTTGGTGGGCAAACGGCTCTTGGCCGACCGGGGCAACCGGTCGAACTGGCGTCTATTTATGTACAGTTGGCCGCTAATGATGCTAGCTATGCTACAGGACAGGTTTACGGTGCCGCCGGTGGAAATGGCCAGCCTTAA
- a CDS encoding ABC transporter permease produces the protein MNLIENIREGLASIAGNRLRTVLTSLIIAIGITSLVGILTAIEGIKSSVANSFAGLGANTFSIVARQDAFRRGGRVEKQDKPIDYRQAIQFKQRFPYGATIAVSTVVSGGAQAKFGSKKTNPNVQLIGGDAAYIAVKGFTLQSGRNFTDNDLTYALNVAVLGSEVANTLFEKKLNPINQVIRVSGNQYKIIGVLAKKGGLSGGDEDRMILIPLDNARAVAGTQQLTFNITASAPTVADQDEAVGEARGVMRVIRQDQLGQRDSFDIERADELAKETDTITGYLRMGGFGIGFITLLGASIALLNIMLVSVTERTREIGIRKSLGATPARIREQFLIEAIVICVMGGIGGIVLGLGVGNLIAGLISQGNGTFVVPWLWMGMGILVCISVGLFAGIYPAVRASKLDPIEALRYE, from the coding sequence ATGAATCTGATCGAAAACATCCGTGAAGGTTTGGCTTCTATTGCAGGCAATCGACTGCGAACGGTACTGACTTCGCTGATTATAGCCATCGGGATTACATCGCTGGTTGGTATTCTGACGGCTATTGAAGGAATCAAAAGCTCAGTTGCCAACAGTTTTGCCGGGTTGGGGGCCAATACCTTCAGCATTGTGGCACGTCAGGATGCGTTTCGCCGGGGCGGACGGGTCGAAAAGCAGGATAAACCGATTGACTATCGCCAGGCCATTCAGTTTAAGCAACGGTTCCCCTACGGAGCTACGATTGCGGTGTCGACAGTAGTTTCGGGAGGGGCTCAGGCCAAATTCGGATCGAAAAAAACAAATCCAAACGTACAATTGATTGGCGGTGACGCTGCTTATATTGCTGTGAAAGGATTTACCCTGCAAAGTGGCAGAAATTTTACAGATAATGATCTCACCTATGCGTTGAATGTTGCCGTGTTGGGCAGTGAAGTTGCCAACACGTTGTTCGAGAAAAAATTAAATCCGATCAATCAGGTAATTCGCGTATCGGGCAATCAGTATAAAATAATTGGCGTGCTGGCCAAAAAAGGTGGACTATCGGGGGGCGACGAAGACCGGATGATCCTGATTCCACTCGATAATGCCCGGGCAGTGGCCGGAACACAGCAGCTTACATTTAACATAACCGCATCGGCCCCAACGGTTGCCGACCAGGACGAAGCCGTTGGAGAAGCCCGGGGTGTGATGCGGGTAATTCGACAGGACCAACTGGGCCAGCGCGATTCGTTTGATATTGAGCGTGCCGACGAACTTGCTAAAGAAACGGACACTATAACGGGCTATTTGCGGATGGGGGGCTTTGGTATTGGGTTTATTACACTACTGGGAGCCTCCATTGCGCTGCTGAATATAATGTTGGTATCCGTTACGGAGCGTACCCGCGAAATTGGCATCCGCAAATCGCTGGGCGCTACGCCCGCGCGCATTCGCGAACAGTTTCTGATTGAAGCTATTGTTATCTGCGTAATGGGTGGCATTGGTGGTATCGTCCTGGGGTTAGGGGTTGGTAATTTGATTGCGGGGCTGATCAGTCAGGGAAACGGTACATTTGTGGTACCCTGGCTCTGGATGGGTATGGGCATTCTGGTTTGTATATCAGTCGGATTGTTTGCGGGAATCTATCCGGCCGTTCGGGCATCCAAACTTGACCCTATTGAAGCCCTTCGGTATGAATAG
- a CDS encoding DNA/RNA non-specific endonuclease: MFFRPRFSTKHYMRRGLRLRGNTLVLLFIFFLIGLFLHYGGKTKPVVAFWNDFRELVGLRHSKPGRDEPNPYKAPEPSADVATDERTEATDESEASDKQNTTSPTTSPKNTRFDFEKQVDFLLPTSKNSGELIRHEGYTLSYLDAYKDAQWVAYPLLDYETTGDAERKNEQFTPDPAVPIGTASPSDYTRSGYDRGHLAPAGDFKYSQRMMRETFLMSNITPQEPQFNRGIWKELEEQVRAWAVRDNGLYVVTGPVLKPGLSTIGRTNEVSVPQKFYKVLLYCNKPDIRMIGFLLDNEPSSSSLKQFVVPVDQIEQLTGIDFFPKLPDELERKLESKSRGEMVDEWFSY; encoded by the coding sequence ATGTTTTTTAGACCTCGATTTTCGACCAAACACTACATGCGCCGGGGCTTACGATTGCGGGGCAACACGCTTGTATTACTCTTTATTTTTTTTCTGATCGGCCTGTTTCTGCATTATGGCGGCAAAACAAAACCTGTCGTGGCGTTCTGGAATGACTTTCGGGAACTAGTTGGCCTAAGGCATTCGAAGCCTGGTCGCGATGAGCCTAATCCATATAAAGCGCCTGAACCCAGCGCCGACGTGGCTACAGATGAACGAACGGAAGCCACGGACGAAAGTGAAGCCAGCGACAAGCAGAATACTACTTCGCCAACCACTTCGCCCAAAAATACACGGTTCGATTTTGAAAAACAGGTCGACTTTCTGCTGCCCACCTCTAAAAACAGCGGAGAACTTATCCGCCATGAAGGTTATACGCTCAGTTATCTTGATGCCTATAAAGATGCCCAGTGGGTAGCCTACCCGTTACTCGATTATGAAACAACGGGCGACGCCGAACGAAAAAACGAACAGTTTACGCCCGACCCGGCCGTGCCAATCGGAACGGCTTCGCCCTCCGATTACACCCGTTCGGGATACGACCGGGGGCACCTGGCACCAGCAGGCGATTTCAAGTACTCGCAGCGGATGATGCGCGAGACATTTCTGATGAGTAACATCACTCCGCAGGAACCCCAGTTTAATCGGGGAATCTGGAAAGAACTTGAAGAGCAGGTACGTGCCTGGGCAGTACGGGATAATGGATTATATGTAGTAACGGGGCCCGTATTAAAGCCCGGCTTATCGACTATTGGGCGGACCAATGAAGTGAGCGTGCCACAGAAATTTTACAAAGTACTGCTCTACTGCAACAAACCCGACATTCGGATGATTGGGTTTTTGCTCGACAACGAACCGTCCAGCAGTTCGCTAAAACAGTTTGTGGTGCCGGTAGATCAGATCGAGCAATTGACGGGCATCGATTTCTTTCCCAAGCTACCCGACGAGCTGGAGCGGAAACTGGAGAGCAAAAGCCGGGGCGAAATGGTCGACGAATGGTTTAGTTACTGA
- a CDS encoding tetratricopeptide repeat protein, which yields MKTNTWLLLCYLYIVSACLFPVFAQRSLIDSLKNSLRNKQPDTTRANTYYDIANAFYKQNRLDSVDYYLRFTKQICLQKNYVAGLGDINRLRGAIAMRLGKFEEALAFDQASIRYYTKAGKMKSVAHVYNNMGWLYKMMGESQHVLAHTRQGLVSIQQSIAINQQFGFRQSLPDNYINLGIIYEDLGEYKQGRDCFFKALAINEELHADPDENRILYNNLGKNYNVESQYEKAIDYLNKSLAINLKLKRHSSLAHNYRNLSYAYLGMKQPEKALLFAEKALDQVKQSGEAPLSVSVYAMLAKAYAATGRYENAYQTVLASKQIEDSLMNLEKTQAIARLQGQYQLQQAHDLAKIKAGLELAKASDVARIEADKSKQMATLHAQIKADGEIEKARVIADVEAKYKTQKRLQQIAALDEQNQQRSRQIKQMTGGLGILLVLLSILFGQYYIIRGANRRLSTQNEIITRTSKELASQSNQLRTLMKELHHRVKNNLAIVSSLLNLQVNSLHDEKAIQAVRIGQQRVEAMSLIHQQLYRTDQLTVINMDEYLTSLAQSLMRAYGYQSDTFRLQLDIEKQELDVDIAIPIGLIVNELITNAFKYAYLDQQDPLLRIALHGDKAPSPSGIVLEVEDNGPGMEVGDWQKVDNRTSFGKRLIILLSQQLDGHFDLRTEHGTLFRLHIPTSRLAA from the coding sequence ATGAAAACCAATACCTGGCTTCTGCTCTGTTACCTCTACATAGTGTCGGCCTGTTTGTTCCCCGTTTTTGCTCAGCGTAGCCTGATCGATAGTCTGAAGAATTCGCTCCGTAATAAACAACCCGATACAACTCGCGCCAATACTTACTACGATATTGCCAATGCGTTTTACAAGCAGAACCGTCTCGATTCGGTTGATTATTATCTGAGGTTTACGAAACAGATTTGCCTGCAAAAAAACTATGTTGCCGGACTAGGCGATATAAACCGGCTTCGGGGAGCTATTGCCATGCGGTTGGGAAAATTTGAGGAAGCACTGGCCTTTGACCAGGCATCGATTCGGTATTATACAAAAGCCGGAAAAATGAAATCGGTAGCCCATGTCTATAATAACATGGGCTGGCTCTATAAAATGATGGGCGAAAGCCAGCATGTTCTGGCCCATACCCGGCAGGGGCTGGTGAGTATTCAGCAATCGATTGCCATCAATCAGCAGTTTGGTTTCAGGCAATCGTTGCCCGACAACTATATTAATCTGGGCATTATTTATGAAGACCTGGGCGAATATAAACAGGGGAGAGACTGTTTTTTTAAAGCCCTGGCTATCAACGAAGAACTACATGCCGACCCCGATGAGAACCGGATTCTTTATAATAATCTGGGAAAGAACTACAACGTAGAATCGCAGTATGAAAAAGCGATCGATTACCTGAATAAGTCGCTGGCCATCAATTTGAAACTGAAGCGGCATAGCAGTCTGGCTCATAACTATCGGAATTTGTCCTACGCTTATCTGGGAATGAAACAACCCGAAAAAGCACTGCTTTTTGCCGAAAAAGCGCTTGATCAGGTTAAACAAAGCGGAGAGGCTCCCCTGTCGGTTTCGGTATATGCAATGCTTGCCAAAGCCTATGCGGCTACGGGGCGCTACGAGAATGCCTACCAAACGGTTCTGGCATCGAAACAGATTGAAGATTCGTTGATGAATCTGGAAAAAACACAGGCCATTGCCCGATTGCAGGGGCAGTATCAGTTGCAGCAGGCACACGACCTGGCAAAAATTAAAGCCGGTCTGGAATTAGCCAAAGCCTCGGATGTTGCTCGAATAGAAGCTGACAAGAGTAAGCAGATGGCTACACTGCATGCTCAGATAAAAGCCGATGGGGAAATCGAAAAAGCGCGGGTTATTGCCGATGTCGAAGCAAAGTATAAAACCCAGAAACGGCTTCAGCAAATTGCTGCATTGGACGAGCAGAATCAGCAGCGATCGCGCCAGATAAAACAAATGACAGGTGGTTTGGGTATATTGCTGGTTCTGCTGAGCATCCTGTTCGGGCAATATTACATCATTCGTGGTGCCAACCGCCGGTTGTCGACCCAGAACGAAATCATTACCCGAACCAGCAAGGAATTAGCCAGCCAGTCGAATCAGCTACGCACGCTGATGAAAGAGCTGCACCATCGGGTTAAGAATAATCTGGCCATAGTATCGAGTCTGCTCAATTTACAGGTAAACAGTCTGCACGACGAAAAAGCCATTCAGGCCGTTCGGATTGGGCAGCAGCGGGTTGAGGCCATGTCATTGATTCATCAACAGTTGTATCGGACCGATCAGCTTACGGTGATCAATATGGACGAGTACCTGACCAGTCTGGCACAAAGCCTGATGCGGGCCTACGGCTACCAGTCCGACACATTTAGGCTCCAACTGGATATTGAGAAACAGGAGCTGGATGTCGATATTGCGATACCGATCGGATTGATTGTTAATGAGTTGATTACGAATGCTTTCAAATACGCCTATCTCGACCAGCAAGACCCGCTCTTACGGATTGCCCTGCATGGCGATAAGGCGCCGTCGCCATCGGGTATTGTGCTGGAAGTAGAAGATAACGGTCCCGGTATGGAAGTAGGTGACTGGCAAAAAGTTGACAATCGGACCTCGTTTGGCAAACGACTGATTATTTTGCTGAGTCAGCAACTCGACGGGCACTTCGATTTGCGTACGGAGCATGGTACTCTGTTTCGCTTACACATTCCCACCAGTCGGTTAGCTGCGTAA
- a CDS encoding transposase, producing MDKAKDFGQDLSPTLLKNLIAIGCAILIKETVNLNKLKNHMGLLLGNQHTQTDSHYRRLTRFFDHPVAQRRLWKWLLVWILGYIKRWDGRSMSLYLTLDATSWQLGKQPIQLLVLSLVYRQVSLPLFWMDLARKGHSSQQQRKRLLQQAMKLYPVKGFCLLGDREYGGKAWLQFLTQSGLNFIIRLPKDSYKEAISAGGKAYSALLKRALRGRTVSQWFTLEGHRYQFVARSHQDGAQSADPLVLLISNLSWSKHVVVERYRIRWTTECLFKHLKSNGFHVEELGVQHWAKIRLLVVIIVVLYVICVAEGFRQYHRLRPKKKELGNFQPRESVFRKGYSGVVNQLSSIEHFLDWLMKQLSKPLKIPIRIFFFNVQH from the coding sequence TTGGACAAAGCTAAGGATTTTGGCCAGGATCTCTCACCGACTCTGCTGAAAAATCTCATCGCCATCGGCTGCGCCATCCTCATCAAGGAGACCGTCAACCTTAACAAGCTTAAGAACCACATGGGGCTACTACTAGGTAATCAGCACACCCAGACGGATTCGCACTATCGCCGACTTACCCGCTTCTTTGACCATCCAGTGGCCCAGCGGAGGCTGTGGAAGTGGCTGCTGGTGTGGATCTTAGGCTATATCAAACGCTGGGATGGCCGCTCCATGAGCCTTTACCTAACGTTGGATGCTACCAGTTGGCAGCTAGGTAAACAACCTATTCAGTTGTTGGTTTTGTCTCTGGTCTATCGGCAGGTGAGCCTGCCTTTATTCTGGATGGATTTGGCCAGGAAAGGTCATTCTTCTCAGCAGCAGCGCAAACGCTTGCTCCAGCAAGCCATGAAGCTCTACCCCGTGAAGGGCTTCTGCCTGTTAGGGGATCGTGAGTACGGGGGTAAAGCCTGGTTGCAGTTTCTAACCCAGAGTGGCCTCAACTTTATTATCCGTTTACCCAAAGATTCTTATAAAGAGGCTATTAGCGCCGGGGGCAAGGCCTACAGTGCTTTGCTCAAGCGAGCTTTAAGGGGCCGCACCGTCAGCCAGTGGTTTACCCTGGAGGGCCACCGCTACCAGTTTGTAGCTCGGTCTCATCAGGATGGCGCCCAAAGTGCGGACCCTTTGGTGCTCTTGATCAGTAATCTAAGCTGGTCCAAACACGTCGTTGTTGAGCGCTACCGCATCCGCTGGACCACGGAGTGTCTGTTCAAGCATTTGAAGAGCAATGGGTTCCATGTAGAAGAGCTGGGCGTTCAGCACTGGGCTAAAATTAGGCTGTTAGTGGTCATTATCGTCGTGTTATACGTGATCTGTGTCGCTGAAGGCTTTCGGCAGTATCATCGGCTTCGTCCGAAAAAGAAGGAATTGGGCAACTTTCAGCCACGGGAGTCGGTGTTCCGCAAGGGTTATTCAGGCGTGGTTAATCAGCTTAGCTCGATTGAACATTTCTTAGATTGGTTGATGAAGCAGTTAAGTAAGCCGCTGAAGATTCCTATCCGCATCTTTTTCTTCAATGTCCAGCACTGA